A window of the Scandinavium goeteborgense genome harbors these coding sequences:
- a CDS encoding Lrp/AsnC family transcriptional regulator — MEVLIDDIDRAIVAALAEDARLSLKVLSARVGLTSPSTAERLKRLEERGVIQGYGTRVNLSALGYTLQALVRVRPLPGLLQKVDKYIQAMPECIECDKVTGEDCFVMRLVVKDIAQLDTLLDGLAEFAQCNTSIVKSSPVKRRLPVI; from the coding sequence ATGGAAGTCCTTATTGATGATATCGATCGGGCGATCGTGGCGGCGCTGGCAGAGGATGCGCGGCTTTCATTAAAGGTGCTGAGTGCGCGCGTGGGGCTGACATCGCCCAGTACAGCGGAACGCTTAAAGCGACTGGAGGAGCGGGGCGTCATTCAGGGCTATGGCACCAGAGTGAATCTGTCAGCGCTCGGTTATACCTTGCAGGCGCTGGTCCGGGTCAGACCGCTGCCGGGGCTGCTACAAAAGGTGGATAAATATATTCAGGCGATGCCGGAATGTATTGAGTGCGACAAGGTGACCGGGGAAGACTGCTTCGTGATGCGATTAGTCGTGAAGGACATTGCGCAGCTGGACACGCTGCTCGATGGGCTGGCTGAGTTTGCACAGTGCAATACGTCGATCGTGAAGAGCT